A single Microbacterium protaetiae DNA region contains:
- a CDS encoding DUF2252 domain-containing protein has translation MSDPSAPTWQPLPTLAERVAAGRAVRQRVPRRELARLGDRRRDPLGIIARQNEDRVPELVPLRTERMSASPFTFYRGTAALMAADLANGPSSGIRVASCGDAHVSNFGFYASPARELLFDLNDFDEAAWAPWEWDLKRLVTSIVIAGQVSSRDDAVVQDAARGAVRTYARALRASLRRSPTQRYYTHFAATAADDTLDGASRRALRAAIRDARKRTGERAARRTTEIDAAGRRVFVENPPAMTHAPAEVVRGIRAEMERYVHSAGVDIRMLLQNFTVADVARRVVGVGSVGTRCYLIVFEDGDGNTLLLQAKQAGRSVLVEHGGLVQPPELDEYIEQHGQGGRVVALQRILQAASDPFLGHLRSEAGIELYVRQFHDMKGGIDIETLDDVPFARYAQACAAVLARAHSQSPAVAVVSGYVGGGRAIAEPLLEWAYGYAAVSREDYDAFFEAAVAPGIPSAG, from the coding sequence ATCATCGCGCGGCAGAACGAGGACCGCGTGCCCGAGCTTGTGCCGCTGCGCACCGAACGGATGAGCGCGAGCCCGTTCACGTTCTACCGCGGCACGGCCGCACTCATGGCCGCCGACCTCGCGAACGGCCCGTCCAGCGGCATCCGCGTGGCATCATGCGGCGATGCGCACGTGTCGAATTTCGGGTTCTACGCCTCGCCTGCCCGCGAGTTGCTGTTCGATCTGAACGACTTCGACGAGGCGGCGTGGGCGCCGTGGGAATGGGATCTGAAGCGCCTGGTGACCAGCATCGTCATCGCCGGGCAGGTGTCCTCACGCGACGATGCGGTGGTTCAGGATGCCGCGCGCGGCGCAGTGCGCACCTATGCGCGAGCGCTGCGTGCGAGCCTGCGGCGGTCGCCGACGCAGCGGTATTACACGCACTTTGCGGCCACGGCCGCCGACGACACGCTCGATGGCGCGTCGCGCCGGGCATTGCGTGCGGCCATTCGAGACGCGCGCAAGCGCACCGGGGAACGCGCCGCCCGTCGCACGACCGAGATCGACGCGGCCGGGCGCCGGGTGTTCGTTGAGAACCCGCCGGCGATGACGCACGCACCGGCCGAGGTGGTGCGCGGCATCCGTGCCGAGATGGAACGGTATGTGCACTCGGCAGGCGTCGACATTCGGATGCTGCTGCAGAACTTCACCGTCGCCGATGTCGCCCGCCGGGTGGTGGGCGTGGGAAGTGTGGGCACCCGCTGCTACCTGATCGTCTTCGAAGACGGAGACGGCAACACTCTGCTGCTGCAGGCCAAGCAGGCCGGGCGCAGTGTGCTCGTCGAGCACGGTGGCCTCGTGCAACCGCCGGAGCTCGACGAATACATCGAGCAGCACGGCCAGGGCGGACGCGTCGTCGCCCTGCAACGGATTCTGCAGGCGGCATCCGACCCCTTCCTGGGGCACCTGCGGTCAGAAGCCGGCATCGAACTGTACGTGCGCCAATTCCACGACATGAAGGGCGGCATCGACATCGAGACGCTCGATGATGTGCCGTTCGCACGGTACGCACAGGCGTGCGCGGCGGTTCTGGCACGGGCGCATTCGCAGTCGCCGGCCGTCGCGGTCGTGTCGGGGTACGTCGGCGGCGGACGCGCGATCGCCGAGCCGCTGCTGGAGTGGGCGTACGGGTATGCGGCGGTGTCGCGCGAAGACTACGACGCCTTTTTCGAGGCGGCCGTGGCTCCCGGCATCCCCTCGGCCGGGTGA